taacagctgataactgacagaagagagaatgcaattacagagtcacaagccgttgaaaaaatttgtcaacgccgactatatgaaaaatccgcaattactttttgggcaacccaatatatactttatagggtaggagatggatatttcgatgtgttgcaaacggaatgacaaaatgaatatacccccatccttcggtggtgggtatataaatcaaaccaaaacaaattagctgtttttctgcaaattttcactggaagtcgttcgcgtacttttgcttgcaaattttttaaagagagtaaaatggctcttactctcctgcaaatttttactagaAAAGTACCCGAACAGACCTAttgataaaacaaattttttctttacctTTGAAGACTAAACTGTATGGCATTTAATCTCACCTGGCCTAAGTCAGCTGTGAGTTCCCGCTGCCACTCCAACCGGCCGGCTCTTTCACTTTTGAgtttctttacttgttttttggagCAGACGATGCATGATACTCTTTCAGCAATGCTAAAGACAACAGAGTTCTCTCGTAATTCAAAACATCCCTCAACGCCAGTAAAACTCACTCCGTATTATCTCATGTTGTGAAGTCCAATAAATAAGGCGCCAAACTTAACAAAAAACTCAAGAGATACACAACGCTCACCCGTTTGCTTGTTAGAACCAACCGATTTATTGAAAAACAACGTAAAAGCAGTTCTCTACGAAGCCTCAAATAAGTTGGATGTCCAAAACTAAAGctggaaattgtaaaaaaaagaattgagaTAAACCATTCAAGATAATAGAACTTAACATTGAAGTACCCTTCGGAGAGCTGCACAAAATAGTGGTGGAAAATAATGGCAAACAAAGTAGCACCCTGCATTGAGTTGAACAATGGCCAGAAAATGCCCGTGGTCGGCTTGGGCACTTGGCGTTCCTATGAGAACGAAGCCGAACAAGCTGTCAAAGATGCCATCGACATTGGCCATCGTCATATCGACACCGCATTTGTTTATCAGAATGAGCATGAAGTAGGCAGAGCTGTCAACGCCAAGATCGCTGAAGGCAAAATCAAAAGAGAAGACATATTTGTGGTCACCAAATTGGGTGGCATTCACCATGATCCCAAATTGGTGGAACACGCTTGCCGCCAAAGTCTTAAAAATCTAAACTTGGGCTACATAGATTTGTATCTCATCCATTTTCCTGTGGCCCAAGCCTACTCGGGAGACGAAAATGTTCGTGGTACAGGTGAACTAACAGACACTGATTATTTGGATACCTGGAAGGCCATGGAATCACTTGTTGATTTAGGCCTAGTTAAGGGGATCGGCTTGTCCAACTTCAATTCCCAACAAACTGATAGAGTTTTGCAAAGTTGCCGCATTCGCCCGCTGGTCAATCAGGTGGAGTGCCATCCAGCTTTGAATCAAAAGAAACTCATAGAATTTTCCCGCCAACATCAGATTGTTATAACCGCATATTGTCCTTTGGCTAGACCGAAGCCCGAACAACAATGGCCTGCCTTTCTCTACGATGAGACAGCTAAGGATTTAGCCAAACGTTATAATCGCACGCCAGCGCAAATCTGTTTACGTTACCTGATTCAATTGGGGACAATTGTCAtacccaaatcggttaaaaaggaACGCATAGCTGAGAATTTTGATTGTTTCGATTTTGAATTGTCTTCTGCCGATATGGATCTAATGGATGGTTACAACAATGGTACGAGACTGGTACCCTTTACCGCCATGAGTCATcacaaatattttccttttaatATTGAGTTTTAGGTGTTACTTAAACTAAGTGTATAGGGAGTGTTTTTTTGTTAACAAATGTTTACAATATTTCTAATTGTTATTACAATAAATGATTTTTAACAGACTTTAATTTTTCCTTATCtttccatagaaaaacaccaaagAATGTCAAGTTTGCAGTCTTCTCTGCATGCGATAAGCGCCGGGAAACTTTCCGGTGGCTGGAGCCTTTTCTATCATTCTCACACAATATGGCCAATTGACGGTCCGAAACCATAAAGGAGAACACTTTTTTCCAGATAGAGAAAATCATATCCCCATTCTGTTGTTATCCCACCAATtgaaataagaaatattttggtATTCATTAGAGAATTTTACCTCTTAGAATGGAGTAGTGAACCCAAGAACTAAAAATCATATATTTATACACCCGTCCATTTATGTATACATGGATGTGTGACCCCAGAAACACGAATCTAAAGtccgtttttggggcaaaggccTGTGGACCCTCTAGGTGCTTCTCTCGATGGGAAGTGCTCCAATCCAGTcgattaaa
The genomic region above belongs to Stomoxys calcitrans chromosome 5, idStoCalc2.1, whole genome shotgun sequence and contains:
- the LOC106087466 gene encoding aldo-keto reductase family 1 member B1-like, yielding MANKVAPCIELNNGQKMPVVGLGTWRSYENEAEQAVKDAIDIGHRHIDTAFVYQNEHEVGRAVNAKIAEGKIKREDIFVVTKLGGIHHDPKLVEHACRQSLKNLNLGYIDLYLIHFPVAQAYSGDENVRGTGELTDTDYLDTWKAMESLVDLGLVKGIGLSNFNSQQTDRVLQSCRIRPLVNQVECHPALNQKKLIEFSRQHQIVITAYCPLARPKPEQQWPAFLYDETAKDLAKRYNRTPAQICLRYLIQLGTIVIPKSVKKERIAENFDCFDFELSSADMDLMDGYNNGTRLVPFTAMSHHKYFPFNIEF